From Candoia aspera isolate rCanAsp1 chromosome 4, rCanAsp1.hap2, whole genome shotgun sequence, a single genomic window includes:
- the LOC134496634 gene encoding olfactory receptor 14I1-like → MDNDTSVFLLLEFSDTWEIKIIYLTFFLLLYLMTITGNVLIISAVALDSQLHTPMYFFLMNLALQDLGSVSVIIPKAVLNLVMNRRYISYSGCVAQVFLFVFFLGCDIALLTVMAYDRFVAICNPLQYEMIMSRKICTKMVGSVWIVSFINAVLNTIGTFTNHFCSNTINQFYCEIPQLLKFACSDIYVIEIGYIIFIMILVFGCFVFITVTYAQIFFVVSRIPSVQGRKKAFFTCFPHLTVFSIFLVASSFAYLIPRPDKPSHFDFTVTIMYSIIPPMLNPLIYSMRNKDIKIALSKIFGLENRKWKM, encoded by the coding sequence ATGGATAATGACACATCTGTGTTTCTTCTCTTGGAATTCTCAGATACATGGGAAATAAAGATTATCTATTTAACATTCTTCCTGCTATTGTATTTAATGACAATAACAGGGAATGTTCTTATCATCTCTGCAGTTGCTTTGGACTCCCAGCTTCacacccccatgtacttcttcctgatGAATTTAGCCCTGCAAGACCTTGGTTCTGTTTCAGTCATCATTCCCAAAGCTGTTCTTAATTTGGTAATGAATAGAAGGTACATTTCTTATTCAGGGTGTGTTGCTCAAGTCTTCTTGTTTGTCTTCTTCCTGGGCTGTGATATTGCCCTCCTTACTGTCATGGCATATGATCGGtttgttgccatttgcaatcctttACAGTATGAAATGATAATGAGCAGAAAGATCTGCACCAAAATGGTTGGCAGTGTGTGGATTGTCAGCTTCATTAATGCTGTGTTGAACACTATTGGGACTTTTACTAATCATTTCTGCTCTAATACAATCAATCAGTTCTACTGTGAAATCCCACAGTTACTTAAGTTTGCCTGCTCAGATATATATGTAATTGAAATTGGGTACATAATATTTATTATGATATTAGTATTTGGTTGCTTTGTCTTCATCACTGTTACTTATGCACAGATCTTCTTTGTTGTTTCAAGAATCCCTTCTGTTCAGGGAAGGAAAAAGGCCTTCTTCACTTGCTTCCCTCACCTCACAGTTTTCTCCATATTTTTGGTTGCTTCCTCATTTGCTTACTTGATTCCTCGACCTGACAAACCATCACACTTTGATTTCACTGTTACAATAATGTATTCCATTATTCCACCCATGCTGAATCCATTAATCTATAGCATGAGAAACAAGGACATCAAAATTGCTCTTTCAAAAATTTTCGGTCTGgaaaacagaaaatggaaaatgTAA